The genomic interval gtccaataggtggcggtaatgcaacatttattggatgccaaccgtgGTTAAACATCATCGAAGAAGAAcacctactctgtgaagtgcgcgtgtgcaTTATATCGATTAGCCCTAAACAACGCTTTTTTTTGTACTTTGGCAatgggtaaagtctacaaaatgcAGTCCAccgggcttcctctcatcactaTATTTGGTCGTGATtggaaacgccaaccggatgcttcacgtTTATACATCCGGTCAAATGTCTGGCTCATTGTTCTGTCTGTGAAAGAACTGTAAACGCTAAGGCTACCGTGTCTGACTTGGACGCTGTATTATGGAAGATGAAGAGGTTTGCGAAAGTTGGGAGGAAGCTGCAGACAGCGGGGTGAGGAAGAAAATCGATACaagttttttaatatatatttttttaggccATGAACTGTGTGTGGTTGGCCTGTCGAACGTTCAATGCCTTATGAGGAAACTGAAGTGAGCAGCCTGTCGCCATGGCTGAGCCAGGCTCCACTAACGGTAGCTAAAGGCCCAAGTTTAGCCGGGGTATTGTGTTGGAAAGGCCTGGCCGGGAGAACATAACGTTAGTTATATCATATGGTTTATTTTTGTTGTCGATGAGTGAAGAAAGTGAGTCCACAACCATCTGTTGAAGTTAGATAGCGGCAAGTTAATATTATGAAGTTGGCTAACGTTAACTAATTGGCTAGCCAGGTTGTGGAAAGTCGCTTGTACTATCATGGTACATACCCTGGCAGTTGGTTATCGGCTAGCAGCTACAGTAGTAAACGGTATTCTCTAAGGTTAAAATCCGCTAATTTGCTTAGCCAAAGTAAATTTTGCGACTATTTTCAAATTTCAACACAAAAATTTGAGTACTGGAATTCAACGGAACTAGTTAGCATGCCGAGTcaaatttacatttaagtcatttagcagacgctcttatccagagcgacttacaaatcggaaagttcatacatattcatcctggtccccccgtgggaattgaacccacaaccctggcgttgcaagcgccatgctctaccaactgagccacacaaatCATGGCACGTCAAGTCTCCTGTCACCTACCCATTTACCCACAGCTCATCACAAAAATGTAACGTTGTCTGAGTCTCTTGCTCTATTCTTAAACTGAATAATTGAATGAAGACTTAaaatgtatttctgtttatttaccTGTTTCTCAGGAAATTGAGAGAAGACTTGAGGCAAAGTTGAAGATAAGCCAGAAAGCAAAGTGAGTGAAATAAAATCCTACTGAAAACATCCATAATAACGTTATGGCTATACAACACAACTTGTTTTGATTTGTTGATTAATACAAACTCTGCCCCTTCCCTCAGGAAAGCAAGCATCAGCTCAGGTAGCTCCCCTATACGAACTGCCATGGTTATCCAGGATGAATCTCTACCTGCAGCCCCCCCACCTCAAATCCGAATTCTGAAGCGCCCTTCAAGTAATGGTTCCTTGGGGTCCTCTGGTTCATCCAACCGCCCCACCCAGCAGCCGAAGTCACTGGCCCAGCGGGAGGCAGAGTATGCCGAGGCCCGCAGGAGGATTCTGGGTAGTGCTAGCTCTGAAGAAACGCCTCAGGACAAACCCAGGCCAGAAAGGTGAGACACCTACACTCAATGGTATGGGTTATGTAAACATATTACCTAGCTGTTTCTCAATCACTTATAGTATATTTCATTGTCTCTCCCCATTAGACCAGTGCGAGTGAGTGCCCAACCACCACAGCCAGAACTGGTTAGTCTGAACAATCACGTGATCCGCCAACCCACAGGCCCAGACGGTACCTCAGGCTTCCGTCGCTACAGATAGAGGGGGATCCATCGTCTCTTCTTGTGGGCATGGTGTGCAGAGGATAAAGGGGAGGTAGCATGGTGCGTGAAGCGCAGTGGTGGGATGAAATGTAAAAGTTGTGGTGTTGATAGATGGTCAACAGAGACAAATTATTGGCTCACAGAATGAGTTGAAGTATCCCTACCACCCCTTTCTGCTGACTGTTGGCACGCTCTTTGCCTTTTGCCCTCTGCCGTGTTTCTAGCCTGCGCGGAGGGTTGCAGGGAGATTGCTGGGGGTTGGGTCAGATCCCCTGTCTGTCCCACACTATGACCAGGGCATTGCCTCAGGACTCCATACACTGTGATATCTCCCATGATGCACCCTGAGCTTCCCCATGCTCCTCCCCAGTGCCCCTCTTCTGCTGAGGACCAGGGTCTTCCAGGGTGCGCGGCATGCCCGCCTTGCCCTCCAGGTGAATGACAGACTGAGTCTGTGGGACTTCAAGGTGGCCAGGGGAAAGTTGGGAATGAACCTATCGACAGACATGAGTGGAGGAGGGCCATGGATAGAGCAGGGGAGTGACAAGGTGCCACTACGACGTGTTGTATTCAAGCAATAATTCTGAAATCAATATGAAATCCCGGTTTATCTACCTAAACTGCCCATCTGCCTGAGCAGTATATGTTAATATTTGTCTTATGTTTTTAATTCAATTTAACAACTTTCCTGGTTTGTTTTATTTTCCTGTTTTTAAAAACTGGGCAGGAACTGAAGGGTGCATTTGGAATTATTAGGTTAATGCAGGTTCAGGTTCTTGCATCTAGATGCTTTTGTTTATTAATCTGTTTTCAAAGTGGCAATGATATACAGTAgaagaaaaacaaatgatataaTATACAATTTAGTGAAGCTGAATGTTTTTATAGGATCTTATACACATGGTCATTGAACGTAGTAGCTATTATTAAAATATACTGTAAGTATATATGTTGAGATTAGGATAAAATACTGTTTTATAGACAGCCAAAAAGTAATCCTGAAAAATATCCAAACTGCGTGGCCTTGTTGCTTCTTGGGCAGAGAGACAAGCAAGAAAGAGGGGCCACAGATTTCAAGGAGCATAAGTAGGCCAAAGcttatttttttacattcagAGTTTGAATAGGAAGCCATTGGCTGGAGGAGTGTTTTAAGCAGGATCTCTATTCTACCCCGTCTTTCTTTTTGTCCCTCCAGGGTTGCCTTACTTGGAGAGAGGATGGTAAAGACAAGTTGGAATAAAGACTACAATAGAGTGCTAGAGAGATTGATAAGGATGTTCCAATTTGCTTGGTTAGAAGGCAATGTTATTAAGTTGAACAGAACCAATTTTCCCCAGCGGAGGTGGGACATGTCATAGCTTTCAATCTGTCTAGTTTTGTTAATGACATGACAAACTACATCTTGGGTGTTTTTAAACCATACTAAATGTGTAAACTCAAAATGCCTTAAATTATTTGGTTTCATATTGGACCCCACAGTTACCAAGGCACCTCAGGTTAATGCTTTTGGATGCTGTGATTTGTTTAATTTTATGTCCTCCCTTTGCCTCTCATGTCTGTCATTTGGCCAGCCTAAGAACCCCAGGAAGGTGGTTTTGTTGGCCCCTCTCTCAGGGAGGTTTTAATGCTGGACAAGCTAAATCGTGGTTCTGCTCAACTCTTAATCCCAGAGATGGTGACTAACTGGACTTGTTGTATAGCCTACTTTGTAAAGAAAGTCACATACGGTAACCTCTTTTGGGTATGATTTGGTTTTCATTTGGAGTATACCTAAAGTATGTTACATCTGGGCCACTTGAAAAGTAATGTTAATCTTCTCCTTTATTAGGATTATTGATCACAGCTGGCTAGACAGTTGAAAGCAATATGGTGGAGAAACGCAGGTGTATTGTATAACCCCCTGAGTGCAGTTTCCACACCTGCCAGATCAGAGATAAGTCTGGAAAAGGGAGGAGACTAGCCATGGAGGATTCTGATCCTCCTGGTCAGTGTTGGGTTTAATTCAGAAAGTGAATTAATGTAATTATTTAAGTCCATATGAATAGTAAACTGATTTGACCTCACCCCTGCATTTGAGCCTGCGCAGCTCCAGTAACCATCGGTTATGGGTGACAATGAAGAGATGAGGATCTTCTGTCATGTGGAAACATGAAAACGATAAACAAATCAGCCTGTAACgatttaaaaaaattttttttttatgaacTTTAATAAACTTATTGACAAGCGAAACACAAAATTGCAAATATGTTTGGTGTACAGCATTTTATTTATCTAATTTGTAAAATGGGATATGTTCATGGACTTAGTCATATTAGTAGTTTTACAGATGACATGTATAGCTGAAAATGTAACCCTAAACGGCCCATAACTCAATGTCTACAGGAAGCATTTCAAATACATTTATTACAGAATTCTTTAAACAATCATATGTGAATGACATTCTGCACAACTGACAAATGTTATTGCATTTCAGAAATGCTTAATGTGACCATGGTTGTCAATGTTAAGTGCCCAATGAGCTGTGCTTTTGAAGTTCTATTCAGGTACAAAACAATTGTTTACTTTCAGTTAGGCTAATGCTTGAAATTATTCAAATTTAAACCTTGGCAGTAACAACTCCATGTACGATTAAATGTTCCGTAATTTTATTGCGCTGTTTTAGCTTTCAAATTAGTTTGGTGCCAGAAATCTGATATTGTTTTCCTTCATGTTGTGGAGGTATTGCATAGAGATCTTTCCGGTGAGAAAATCGCATTTAATGCAGTAAGCACCATTGACATGTGTCTTGTGTTATTACAAACCTGAGCATGATCTATAAATGTGTCTGTCATCCTAATGTATGTCTCCTTGGATATGTCATAATTTACAGTAACTGTCCTGTTTTGTCTTGCCTAACGTCCTGGATATGTTGCTTCTGTGTTCTATTTTGTTTGAATAAACTGCAGTAATTAGAGAACTTATTCTGAAAACCTTTAGCCACTTTAAGACGCAAGGATGTACATTTTTATTTAggcaaaaataaatattttagaTGTAACTAAGTTAAACTCATATCCACTTCTGTGCCATGCTCAGAAAGGCTATTATGAAACATCAGTGTTTTACTATGGAAAGGTCCTCCTAAAAGTGATTAAGATTGTCTCAAGCAGCACTGTCATGATTCTCCCTTTGCGGTTATCCTCTTATACTCAGTTAACCCTTTACATTTGCGcaaattggcctatatggatagggctaaataGTCATGTTTCTTACAGAATAAACATGACGAGCATATGGATAAAGAGGGTAGCAAttaaaagggaacagtttggagattatgggaaaaTAATTGGACTAAAGTTGAGGACTGAATCCAAGCATTACACTTGATTTTATGtgaattttacatttactgtatttGCTAAAATTTGCAAGATTAGCCAATTtaagcatgacatgccagcaacaaacgctgacagtacacatccaagtatatctgatcaaattatgaaagacaaacatTTTGAATTCCTTAGACattttttttcacctcttccacattctatcaacaatgacaagccaccggagTCTGACATCTTAGATGGAAAATTACTGGATGACATTGCcactatttgccatatcttcaatttaagcctactagaaagtgtgtaccttcaggcctggagggaagcaaaagtcattccgttacctaagaatagtaaagcctcaTTTACTCTTtttggtgtttgaccagatacaatgctattttacagtaaacaaattgacaacagactttcagcacgcttatagggaaggaaattcaacaagcacagcacttacacaaatgactgtttggctgaaagaaattgataagatTGTGGGGGCTGCTTTTAATTTCATCGATCAtagtaaataagattttgttcttaactgacttgcctagttaaataaaacatattGTAGATAGAGTTACCTAACAGATCAcagttctttaatggaagcctctccaacataatccaggtaaaaTCAGGAactccccagggcagctgtctaggccactTACTTTTTTCCATacttactaatgacatgccactggctttgagtaaggccaatgtgactatgtatgcggatgactcaacactatacacgtcagctgctacagcgactgaaatgactgcaacacttaacaaagagctgcagttcatttcagaatgggtggcaaggaataagttagtcctaaatatttcaaaaactaaaattattgtatttgggacaaatcattcactatatattgtaatgaataatgtagaaattgagcaagttcaaatcaaatcaaagtttatttgtcacgtatgccgaatacaacaggtgtagaccttacagtgaaatgcttacttacaggctctaaccaacagtgtgaaaaaaaggtatgtgtatttgtgtgtgtgtaagtaaagaaataaaacaacagtaaaaagacatttgaaaataagagtagcaaggctatatacagacaccggttagtcaggcttattgaggtagtatgtacatgtagatatggttaaagtgactatgcatatatgatgaacagagaatagcagtagcgtaaaaagaggggttggcgggtggtgggacacaatgcagatagtccggttagccaatgtgcgggagcactggttggtcgggccaattgaggtagcatgtacatgaacgtatagttaaagtgactatgcatataagataaacagaaagtagcagcagcgtaagaggggttggggggggcacacaatgcaaatagtccgggtaaccatttggttacctgttcaggagccttatggcttgggggtaaaaactgttgagaagcctttttgtcctagacttggcactccggtaccgcttgccatgcggtagtagagagaacagtctatgactggggtggctggggtctttgacaatttttagggccttcctctggcacagcctggtgtagaggtggatggcaggcagctttgccccagtgatgtgctgggccgtacgcactaccctctgaagtgccttgcggtcggagaccgagcaattgccgtaccaggtagtgatgcaaccggtcaggatgctctcgatgttgcagctgtagaaccttttgaggatctcaggacccatgccaaatctttttagattcctgagggggaataggctttgtcgtgtcctcttcacaactgtcttggtgtgtttggaccattctagtttgttgtggacaccaaggaacttgaagctctcaacctgctccactacagccccgtcgatgagaatgggggcgtgcttggtgctccttttcctgtagtccacaatcatctccttagtcttggttacgttgagggataggttgttattctggcaccacccggccaggtctctgacctcctccctataggctgtctcgtcgttgatcaggcctaccactgttgtgtcgtctgcaaacctaatggtgttggagtcgtgcctggccgtgcagtcgtgattgaacagcgagtacaggaagggactgagcacgcacccctggggagctccagtgttgaggatcagtgtggtagatgtgttgctacctaccctcaccacctggggccggcccgtcaggaagtccaggatccaattgtggagggaggtgtttagtcccaggttccttagcttagtgatgagcttagaggatactatggtgttgaacgctgagctgtagtcaatgaatagcattctcacataggtgttccttttgtataggtgggaaagggcagtgtggagtgcaatagagattgcatcatctgtggatctgtttgggcggtatgcaaattggagtgggtctagggtttctgggataatggtgtttatgtgagccatttaccagcctttcaaagcacttcatggctacggacgtgagtgctacgggtctgtagtcatttaggcaggttgcctttgtgttcttgggcacagggactattgtggtctgcttgaaagatgttggtattacagactcaatcagggacatgttgaaaatgtcagtgaagacacctgctagttggtcagcacatgcccggggCACACGTACT from Salvelinus fontinalis isolate EN_2023a chromosome 18, ASM2944872v1, whole genome shotgun sequence carries:
- the LOC129815928 gene encoding SUZ domain-containing protein 1-like, producing MEDEEVCESWEEAADSGEIERRLEAKLKISQKAKKASISSGSSPIRTAMVIQDESLPAAPPPQIRILKRPSSNGSLGSSGSSNRPTQQPKSLAQREAEYAEARRRILGSASSEETPQDKPRPERPVRVSAQPPQPELVSLNNHVIRQPTGPDGTSGFRRYR